The Verrucomicrobium spinosum DSM 4136 = JCM 18804 DNA segment CAATGAGCTCATGGTGGAGAAGAAGTATTCACTCAAGTCCTTCCTGCGTGTGCTCTACAACACCGAGGCCTATCAGCGCATGTCCACGCGGGAGGAAGTGCCGCTGGGTGAGCTGTACTACTTCACCGGGCCGGTGCTGCGCCGCATGTCGGCCGAGCAGATTTGGGACAGCTTTGTGACCCTGGCGCGCGGCAGCGTGGATGGGGCGGTGGGAGAAAAGGATGAGCGCATGCACCAGTACCTGGGTGACTTGAAGTACCTCATCGACACCGTGAAGGACAAAGGTCCGGAAGGACTCGTCGAAGTCGCCCGCAAAGGGGCCGAAGACCGGGAGGCGACCCATGCCAAACTGGAATCCCTCCGCAAGGAGATGGAGGCTGCGCAGGCCAGCGGCAATGCCGGGTCGGCGAGTCAGCTTGCCAAAGAAGCCAACCGCCTGCGCCGGGAAAACTCCAATGGCATGCTGGAAGCCATTGTGGGCGAAGACCGCGCTGAAGATCTGCGCCGGGGTTACAATCCTGACAAGAAGGCCGGGAAGAACGCCGTGCCAGCCGGGTTGACCCGCGAACAACTGGCCGCGATGTCCAAGGAACAGCGCCGCGATGCGATCAAGATGGGGAACAGCCTCAATCTGACGGCTCGTGCTTCGGAGATCGCCTCGCCCGCGCGACCGGGGCATCTGCTGCGCACGTTTGGGCAGTCTGATCGTGAGCAGATCCAGAATGCCAGTGATGATGCCACAGTTCCACAGGCGCTGGCTCTCCTCAATGGTCCCACCTCCGAGGTGCTGAACAGCCCCGTCAGCAGATTGCGCCAGGATGTGGAGAAGGCCACTTCCCCACAAGCCAAGATGGATACCATCTACCTGGCATGTCTAAGCCGTCTGCCCAGCAACAATGAACGGACCATGCTCAATGATGTGATCCACGAGCGCGGAGATCGCGCCTATGGCGACGTCATTCAGGCGCTCCTCACCGGCAGCCAGTTTGTCTTTGTGCAGTAAACAACCCGTTTCTTCAGTTCTCGATTCCACCACCTCACGATCATGAAAAGTCTCCTCCATAAAGCAGACGAGATCACCCGCCGCGACTTTGTGATGCGCGCCGCCAAGACCTGTCTCGGGGTCTCCGTGCTGGACGTGCTGGCTGGGACGCATGCCCAAGGGGCCTTTGAAGGGGCTGCGAAGGTCCGCCAGGTCCCCACGGCCAAGAACGTGATCTATCTGTATATGAGCGGGGGGATGAGCCACCTGGACACCTTTGGCGTCGTGCCCGGTGCTGAGGAAATGGGGGCTACCAAAGCCATTGCGACCTCTGCCGACGGCGTGCAGATCAGTGAATACCTTCCCACGGTGGCAAAGTCCATGCATCATGGCGTGGTGCTCAAGTCGCTCACCTCCACCCAGGGGGCACATGCTCAAGGAAATTACTTCGTTCACACCAGCTACACCATGCGGGGTGCCACGCGGCATCCTTCCATGGGGGCCTGGATGACCGCTTTTCAAGGGCGGAACAACCCAGCGCTCCCCGGGAGCGTGATCATCACTGGCGACAGCAAGCACCCGGGAGGGGGATTTTTTGACGCCTCCATTGCTCCCCTGGTGCTCAACAACCCGGCCGGTGGCCTGGCCAACAGCAGCCGGCTGGCTTCGCTCACGGAAGGGGACTTTGACTACCGTCTGGGCCTCTCGGCCCGCTTGGACGCGGGCTTTCAGAATGCCTACAGCTACAAGGGTGTGAAGGCCTATGCTGATGTGTACCGTGATGCGGTGCGAGTCATGAAGAGTGAAGACCTGACGGCTTTTGACCTGAGCAAGGAGCCCGAGTCGGCCCATGAAGCTTATGGGAGTGACAATTTCGGCCAGGGGTGTCTGCTGGCGCGCCGTCTCGTGGAACACGGGGTGCGCTTTGTGGAAGTGAACCTTGGGGGCTGGGACACGCACCAGGACAACTTCATTCGCGTGCCGGAGAAGTGCGCTACGCTGGATCAGGCCCTGGGAGCGTTGCTGCCGGACCTGGATCGTCGTGGGCTCCTCAATGAAACGCTCGTGGTGCTGACCACCGAATTCGGCCGCACGCCCAAGGTGAATCAGAACGACGGGCGTGATCACTATCCCAAGGCCTTCTGCTCCGCGATGTGGGGTGGGGGTCTCAAGGGCGGCCAGGTGTACGGCAAGACGGATCGTGGCATCGAAGTGGTAGAGGACAAGATCGGGGTGCCCGATCTCAATGCGACCATTGGCTATGCCGTCGGTCTGCCGCTTGACCAGGTCATCTACTCGCCCACGAAGCGTCCCTTCACGGTGGCAGATCATGGCCAGCCGCTGACGCAGTTGTTTGCGTAGTGGTGCGGTAGGGCTCGGGAGAATTCAGTCCAACCACAGAGGTTCAGAGAACACAGAGGTTCAGAGGAACCAAGTTCCTGATGTGCCCATGTGGTTGAACCGAGGGATGTTTTAGCCGGAATTCACTTCAGAAGTTCGCAGATCCAGCGGCTTCTTGCCGTCTGTCGCAAGGGGCGGAGAACTCAGGGCTTGCGTTTTGGGTGACTATCTATCAGACTTTCAAGTTCTGCTCTGGCATTGCAAGTGTCAACACTTCGCTGAAGCCCCATGATGCTCACTCCGCTTCCTCTTCTTTTGCGCGAAACGATGTCGGAACTTGGCATGGGGGCGGTGGATCGATGGTGGGACGATCTCGATGAATCGGGCCGTCGTGATGTCATTGAACTTTGGCAGGAAACAGCCTCGGCTGGTCCCGTGGAGGTCCGGGTCTTAGGGGTATTCGTAGATCAGGGCGAGCCTGGCGACGACTCAGGGTTCTGGCACAACGACTTCTATGAGTATCTCGTCAACAATGAGATCTACCTGCTCGATCCAATCCAGGCGCACGTCTGCACAAGACATCCGCTAGCACGGGCGGCTGTTCAGAGGGGGCTGATCTCGGAGGATTTTGAGTGCCCGTTTTTGGATAGCGATTGCCCAATGCAACGCCTTCTTGGGCGTGAACCGGGCAAATCGATTCGGTTGAGCTTCACGTTTGAGAGCAAGGTGGCAAATACGTGGCACTCACTTGAAAGGGACCGCAGGAACACGCTTTGTTCTCACGAAACGGCCCCTGCGACCACTTTGGCAAGCTGCACAATCTCCGGCCCGTCCGCTAGTCCCTCAACAAAGCGTGCCGGGATGCCGCTCAAGCCCACTTGAGCGCCGAGCAAAGCACCGGCCAGGCAGGCGCGGGACATGTTTTGCCCGCCACCATTGATGGCGTGGAGCACGGCACTCTCAAAATCATCAGGGAAGCGGGCGGCGAGGTGATAGGCCGCGGGCAGCACGAACTGAATGGCGCATGACAGCCCATATACTTGCGAGACCTTCCATGCTGGTTCGACCCGGGTGTCGGGATCGGAGGCAGACTTTGCGACCCAGGAAGGCAGCAGCAGGGCATCTGGCGAAGCAAAGCCAAACCCTGCCGTAGCGGAGGGAGATGATGAGGCGATGGATGAAGGGACGACAAACGGAATCTCTCCGTTGCGGACCCTGTCCATGAGTTTGCCGGAGAGGTCCTCGTCAAACGCTTCACCCCGGATGAGAAGGGAAAGCACGCAGGCGTAGCCGACCGACTGCTGCACCACCAAAGAGTCGGTCTGGGAGAGATGGGTGTTTTCCCAGGCGTGGCGGGCGGCAAGCCCGGGTGTCATGGCATAGCGGGCGGCCAGCAGGGTGACTCGTTCGGCGGCTTCCGATGTATCTGCATTGCCGCCGGTCTGGCCCCAAGGTTTCCCTTCCTTGACTCGGGCCTGCCAGACTTGGCGGATGGAGTGGTTGGTGTATCCGCCGGGACCGACATAAGGTGTGCCGTCAAGCAGCGGGAGGAACTGCTCGTCGAGCCGACGGGTGAAGTCGGACTCGTTGTAGCCACCCCGATCGGCAAGGGAGCGAAGCAGATGGAGCATGATGATGCCGGTCTGCGACAAATCGCCGCCCTTCATCCCCGCGTGATATTTGGCGTGCGGTTTGGGGTCGGTGTAGCCGCTGATCCAGGGTCCGAAATCCCTCCGCAGTTCGTCCAGATCATAGTACCAGTGGGGACCGAGGCCCAGCGCATCCCCGATGAAGGCGCCAACAATAGCTCCCGCGGCGCGATCTGCAGACGGTTCAAGTGAAGGAGGAGAAAGGGGTGCAGGGGTGGGGGCGGTCATAGTTGGAGGGTGCAGGAATCGGGACGGTGCAGGGATTACGTCTGCGAACCCCGTCCCAGGGCTTACGCATGAACAGAGTGAGAAAACTTAACATCTCTTAACGATATGATTTTTCTACAGGGCACCGCTGTTTAAGCTGGGAGAGTGACCCACTCCCTTCCTCCTCAAGGCACTTTGGAAGCCCTCCGGGCCAAGTTTGCCCAGATTCATGATCCCCGCCAGGCTGGCAAAGTACGTCATCGCATTGATGAGGTGCTCATCATCGCTTTCTGTTCGACTCTCTGCGATGGCGAAAGCTATTTGGATATGGGGGATTTTGCCCAGAGCCAGCTGTCGTGGCTGCAAAGCTTTCTTCCTCTGAAGCATGGGGCTCCGTCCCACGACGTGTTTCGCAATGTGCTCATGGCCATACAACCGCAGGCCCTGCTTGAGGTGCTCACGGGCTGGTGTGGCGACCTTGAGGGCAGACATATTGCCATAGATGGCAAAGCTCTGCGCGGCACTCACAACGCTGAAACCGGCAGGCACTTGGTCCATTTACTACGGGCCTGGGTGGACGACTACCACCTCAGCGCCGGGCAGATCACCTGCCATGAGAAGAGCAACGAAATTGAGGCCATTCCCCGTCTGCTGGAAAGCCTGCAACTCAAAGGGGCCACCGTCACCATTGATGCCATGGGCACCCAAGCTCACATTGCCGAGCAAATCACCGGGGCAGGGGCCGATTATGTCCTGGCACTCAAGGCCAACCACCCAAGGGCTCATGAGACTGTAAGAAAGCACTTCACGGAAGCCGAGCGCCTGGACCTCAGCCCCTCCCACCATCGCAAAAGCGTGACGCTGGAACTCTCCCACGGGCGCTGTGAAAGACGTGAGTACACCATCACTGAGGAACTTGACTGGTACCACAAGAGCTGGAAATGGGCCGGACTGCAAAGCGTGGCACAGGTGCGCCGCCAGGTGCAGCGCAGCCACGATGGGCCGCCGTTGGAAGAGGTGCACTACTTCCTGTGCAGCTTCAAAGCCGATGTGGAACGCCTTGCCAAACTGGTGCGCGGACACTGGAGTGTTGAAAACCGCTGCCACTGGGTGCTGGATGTGACCTTCAATGAGGACCACTGCCAGGTGAGGGACCGCAACGCGGCCCACAACCTCACCATCCTGCGCGAAATGGTCATCCCCACCCTGCACCGGCACCCAGCAAAAGTCAGCCTGCGCAGGAAGCGCAAACTCGCCACCATGGACCCGGCCTTCAGGCTCCAAATGCTAGGCCTCCTTCATGCGTAAGCCCTGACCCCGTCCGGGGTGGCAACGTTTTTGGGCGCATGCCGGTCATGAGGTGCGTAGAGGGAGTGTGAGCTTGCAACCCATCGCAGAAAATATCTGGCTGCAGCACTTCCCGTTGTCGGTGCTGGGAACACAGCACGGACGCAATGTGACGATCATCCGCCTGTCATCTGGGAAGGTCGTGGTGCATTCCATGGCGCCGTTTACGGCCGATGATGTGGAGGGAATTCGGGCACTGGGACCGACGGAATGGCTGGTGGAGGCCATGCTGCTGCATGACACCTACGCCAGGGAAGGCCGTGCGGTATTTCCCGGTGTAAGTTTCTTGGGCCCTCCAGGATTTGAACCGGTGGTGGGCTTCCCAGTGAGTCCTCTCAGTCCGGCTCCCGACGAATGGGCAGGGGAACTGCTGGTGTTCCCGCTGGAGGGGGCTCCAAAGCTGGAGGAGCAAGTCATGCTGCATGTGCCCTCCCGAACGCTTATTGTTGCGGATCTGGTGTTCAACTTTGACCCGCACGAGAAAGGATGGGATCGCTTCTTCCATCGCTATCTTGCGGGCTTCAAGCGATACCCCGGCATGAGCCGGATCTTTCGTCTGTTTGTGAAAGACAAGGATCGTTTCCTCCAATCTTTGAGGCCGATCATCGCCGCCGATTTTGACCGGTTGGTGGTGGGGCACGGCACGTTGATCGAAACGGGGGCCAAGCAGAAGCTTGTGGAGGCGCTCCGGGATGCTGGCTTTGCGGTGGATTGAAGTTGTACTTGAACGTGCTGGTTGCTGATGCGAGAGCCTTTGCCCTCCTTTTCCGGAGGGGCCACCTCTCATCTCTTTAGCTCGTGTCATTGTCATCCCCTGGACCACGTTTCTCACCCATCGCACTCGCGGCCCTTGTTCGCTGGTTTCGCGCCTTGTGGTCTCGACTGAGCTGGCAGTTTAAGGGGGGCCCATTGGCAGGGCTGTTCGGACGCGGCGGGGGTGGGCAGTATCGAATGCCCCTCCGACATGACCAGACCGTCTCTGGAATCAGTGCGTATCCTCTGGCCGTTGAGATTGCGAAGGTAGGGACGTATCCGGCGCTGGTGAAGTCTGGTGCGGGCTACTTTTACGATGACGTGCTGGAGTATCGGGTCTGGATGCATCCCGAGCGTGGGGCTTCGTCGCTGGACGAGGAGGGGGGAGATTACTTCGTGGCCTTTGCCCAGCATGAGAAGGCGCTGGCATTCTCCAAGGCCAGCTCCGGCGCAGAGGAACCCTTGGTCTTGGTGCGGCAGATGGAATACATCGATGAATCTGAGGACGGCGTGTATGAAGCTGCCGTGGGCGAGCGGCTGACCGAATGGCGGGTGGAGTGGCTGGAGGGCTCCAGAAGGGCGGCTGACTCCATTGAAAAGTTTCTGCGGGACCATCGAAAGTGAGGGACTGCCCCGGAAGAGGCATCCATCCGCATCTGACGCCGGATCAGATGCTCCGCTGTAGAGGACTCAAACCACAGGGCGAGCCTTGAACTCCAACCAGCGTAAAACGTCGCTGGATCCGCACAAAATGGGTTGGGGTTCGAGTTGTTAAAAACGCCTGAAGGCAGAAAAAAGCGTGAACCGGAGGTCCGGTTCACGCTGAAGCGGTGTGCTGGAAGGAATCCAGCCGGTGGGACTACTCGACCAGACCGGCGAGGTTTTCTTTGCACCACTGGCCGTTTTGGCGGGTCACGCCGTCCGGATCACCGATGGCTTCATGGCACTCATCTTCACAGATGATCCAGCCTTCGAACTTACGGACCACGAGCCATTCCGTGATCTTGTGGAAGTCGAGCTTGCCGGTGCCCATCTTGGCCCAGGGCTCAGGACCGTTGCCGGAGAAGTCCTTGTAGTGGATGTGGTCCACGAGGTGGCTCCACTTGTCCAGCGTAGCGATGACGTCCATACCACCGCGGGCGATGTGGCCCACGTCCGGTGTCCAGCCGGTCACGGTGGGGTCCAGGCTGTTGATGATGACGTCATAGTCTTCCTGGGTGCGCACCACGGAGGAAGGGGGGCTGTTCGGGTGGAAGGAGCAGGAGATGCCCTGCTCGACGGCGCGACGGCTCACGGCATTGACATTCTTCACAAGGTTCAGACGACGCTCGTGGATGTTCTTCCGATTCGTCGGAAGGGGCACCGTGCAGAGTTTGGCACCGGGGAAATTCTTGAGAATGGCGATGGTGTCGTCCGCCTGCTTGCGCTCGTCGGCGGTTTCCGTCGCCTCATTCCAGCCGCAAACCAGGGCAATGCCGGCCAGTTCGACATTGTTCTTTTCCAGATGTTCCTTGAGCTTGGCGGGATCGGCCAGGTCGCCCATCCAGAAGTGCATGGGCTCGATGCCGGCAAATCCGCTCTCACCCGCCACCTTGATCATGTGGTCGAGCTTGTTGTTGTAGGCTTGTCCGGAGCCCTGCATGAACCAGGTGTAGACTTCGGAGCCGAACTTGATTTTGGCCATAAGGTCGTGTGCTGTTTGGTTAGGATGTTGGTGGCTGAGAAAGGTGAAAAAATTCCGCAGCGGAGAGCCTCTTGGCTAGCGGAA contains these protein-coding regions:
- a CDS encoding DUF1501 domain-containing protein; the encoded protein is MKSLLHKADEITRRDFVMRAAKTCLGVSVLDVLAGTHAQGAFEGAAKVRQVPTAKNVIYLYMSGGMSHLDTFGVVPGAEEMGATKAIATSADGVQISEYLPTVAKSMHHGVVLKSLTSTQGAHAQGNYFVHTSYTMRGATRHPSMGAWMTAFQGRNNPALPGSVIITGDSKHPGGGFFDASIAPLVLNNPAGGLANSSRLASLTEGDFDYRLGLSARLDAGFQNAYSYKGVKAYADVYRDAVRVMKSEDLTAFDLSKEPESAHEAYGSDNFGQGCLLARRLVEHGVRFVEVNLGGWDTHQDNFIRVPEKCATLDQALGALLPDLDRRGLLNETLVVLTTEFGRTPKVNQNDGRDHYPKAFCSAMWGGGLKGGQVYGKTDRGIEVVEDKIGVPDLNATIGYAVGLPLDQVIYSPTKRPFTVADHGQPLTQLFA
- a CDS encoding ADP-ribosylglycohydrolase family protein — encoded protein: MTAPTPAPLSPPSLEPSADRAAGAIVGAFIGDALGLGPHWYYDLDELRRDFGPWISGYTDPKPHAKYHAGMKGGDLSQTGIIMLHLLRSLADRGGYNESDFTRRLDEQFLPLLDGTPYVGPGGYTNHSIRQVWQARVKEGKPWGQTGGNADTSEAAERVTLLAARYAMTPGLAARHAWENTHLSQTDSLVVQQSVGYACVLSLLIRGEAFDEDLSGKLMDRVRNGEIPFVVPSSIASSSPSATAGFGFASPDALLLPSWVAKSASDPDTRVEPAWKVSQVYGLSCAIQFVLPAAYHLAARFPDDFESAVLHAINGGGQNMSRACLAGALLGAQVGLSGIPARFVEGLADGPEIVQLAKVVAGAVS
- a CDS encoding ISAs1-like element ISVsp7 family transposase — its product is MTHSLPPQGTLEALRAKFAQIHDPRQAGKVRHRIDEVLIIAFCSTLCDGESYLDMGDFAQSQLSWLQSFLPLKHGAPSHDVFRNVLMAIQPQALLEVLTGWCGDLEGRHIAIDGKALRGTHNAETGRHLVHLLRAWVDDYHLSAGQITCHEKSNEIEAIPRLLESLQLKGATVTIDAMGTQAHIAEQITGAGADYVLALKANHPRAHETVRKHFTEAERLDLSPSHHRKSVTLELSHGRCERREYTITEELDWYHKSWKWAGLQSVAQVRRQVQRSHDGPPLEEVHYFLCSFKADVERLAKLVRGHWSVENRCHWVLDVTFNEDHCQVRDRNAAHNLTILREMVIPTLHRHPAKVSLRRKRKLATMDPAFRLQMLGLLHA
- a CDS encoding sugar phosphate isomerase/epimerase family protein, producing the protein MAKIKFGSEVYTWFMQGSGQAYNNKLDHMIKVAGESGFAGIEPMHFWMGDLADPAKLKEHLEKNNVELAGIALVCGWNEATETADERKQADDTIAILKNFPGAKLCTVPLPTNRKNIHERRLNLVKNVNAVSRRAVEQGISCSFHPNSPPSSVVRTQEDYDVIINSLDPTVTGWTPDVGHIARGGMDVIATLDKWSHLVDHIHYKDFSGNGPEPWAKMGTGKLDFHKITEWLVVRKFEGWIICEDECHEAIGDPDGVTRQNGQWCKENLAGLVE